Within the Maribacter sp. BPC-D8 genome, the region GGGATTTTCCTCATGGCATGGAACTTTCTTTAGACGAAAAAGCAAAAAGACCAAAACAAAGCAGAACCAATAAAGGCAGGTCTGCAGATTCATATAAGTGGTTCGTTAATGATCTTGAACATCCATATAACGAGACAAAACCTTTTAATTGGATGCGTGGTTACCATGTTGGTGGTCGTTCGATAACCTGGGGTAGACAGAGTTACCGTTGGAGCGATCTTGATTTTGAGGCGAACAAAAATGATGGGCACGGGGTCGATTGGCCGGTGCGCTATAAAGATATTGCACCATGGTACGATAAGGTAGAAACTTATATTGGGGTTTCGGGCGAGAATTTAGGTCTCTCTCAACTTCCCGATGGTCAGTTTCTACCAATGATGGATCTGAATTGTGTAGAACAACATTTTAGGGACGGAGTTTATAAAAACCTTGATGGTCGAGTAGTTACCGCTGGTAGAATAGCTCACATAACTGGTGATAAACCCTTCGAAGGCCGAACCAAATGCCAATTTAGAAACCGCTGTGCAAGAGGTTGCCCTTTTGGGGGCTACTTCAGCAGTAACTCATCTACACTGCCTGCTGCCGAGCGTACAGGTAATTTAACGCTACGCCCAGATGCTATTGTTACTGAAGTTGTTTACGATCCCAATACCAAAAAAGCTAGTGGTGTTAAAGTAATCGATAGGTTAACAAAAGAAGAAATGGTATTCAATGCCAAAGTAATCTTTTTATGTGCATCGGCTATTGCATCAGCCTCCATTCTATTGCAATCTAAATCAGACCGGTTTCCAAACGGAATGGGGAATGATTCTGATCAAGTGGGTAGAAACGTTATGGATCACCATTTAGGTGCTGGCGCCAATGGTAAAATCGATGGCT harbors:
- a CDS encoding GMC family oxidoreductase; amino-acid sequence: MSKFYFNEEQDSYDAIVVGTGISGGWAAKELCEKGLKTLILERGPMVEHIKDYKTAHMDEWDFPHGMELSLDEKAKRPKQSRTNKGRSADSYKWFVNDLEHPYNETKPFNWMRGYHVGGRSITWGRQSYRWSDLDFEANKNDGHGVDWPVRYKDIAPWYDKVETYIGVSGENLGLSQLPDGQFLPMMDLNCVEQHFRDGVYKNLDGRVVTAGRIAHITGDKPFEGRTKCQFRNRCARGCPFGGYFSSNSSTLPAAERTGNLTLRPDAIVTEVVYDPNTKKASGVKVIDRLTKEEMVFNAKVIFLCASAIASASILLQSKSDRFPNGMGNDSDQVGRNVMDHHLGAGANGKIDGYDDKYYKGRRPNGIYIPRFENLNGTSKDKKYIRGFGYQGGASRKDWKTSIAELGVGVDLKEAILKPGGWVMGVGGFGEILPYSDNRMTLDYEIIDGWGLPTVTFDAEIRENELNMREDITTSAAEMLKKAGFHDIKMNNSKYNLGHGIHEMGTARMGRDPKTSVVNGHNQVHAVPNVYITDGAFMASSSCVNPSLTYMAFTARAAEHAAQELKNGNI